A genomic segment from Truepera sp. encodes:
- a CDS encoding thymidine phosphorylase, giving the protein MSVAPGPVDMILAKRAGKEHSAADLEAFLSGYVAGNVPDYQVSAWLMAVCWRGMTARETAALTLTMANSGDVLDLSALPNTVDKHSTGGVGDKTTLVLAPLLAAMGGTVAKMSGRGLGHTGGTVDKLESIPGFRAELTDDEFLAVARDVGVVVTGQSKDLAPADGLLYALRDATGTVESLPLIASSVMSKKLAGGAKSIVLDVKVGSGAFMKTVPDARALGEAMVSIGRHNGRNMRAVLSSMAQPLGHMVGNALEVEEAVACLRGEGPADLEELCLVLAQEVLEAAGLPATRAALHGAIGSGRAMERFEAWIRAQGGDVSGLGNLERAPDQWVLRAPRTGVVAAVQALAVGRAAGVLGGGRSRKGDAVDVGVGVELHAKVGDEVTANDGLATLWHRGGRGLEPARRLLEEAYEIADAATPEPLIIERGIGSSG; this is encoded by the coding sequence GTGAGCGTCGCGCCCGGGCCCGTCGACATGATCCTCGCCAAACGTGCCGGCAAGGAGCACTCCGCGGCCGATCTCGAGGCGTTCTTGTCGGGCTACGTAGCCGGCAACGTGCCCGACTACCAGGTGTCTGCTTGGTTGATGGCCGTCTGCTGGCGCGGCATGACGGCGCGCGAGACCGCGGCGCTGACGCTCACCATGGCGAACTCCGGCGACGTGCTCGACCTGTCGGCGCTCCCGAACACCGTCGACAAGCACTCGACCGGCGGCGTGGGCGACAAGACCACGCTGGTCCTCGCCCCGCTGCTCGCCGCCATGGGGGGCACGGTCGCCAAGATGAGCGGGCGCGGCCTGGGGCACACGGGCGGCACCGTCGACAAGCTCGAGAGCATCCCCGGCTTCCGCGCGGAGCTCACAGACGACGAGTTCCTCGCCGTGGCGCGCGACGTGGGAGTGGTCGTGACCGGCCAGTCGAAGGACCTCGCCCCCGCCGACGGGCTCCTATACGCGCTGCGCGACGCCACGGGCACCGTCGAGTCGTTGCCCCTCATCGCCAGCAGCGTCATGAGCAAGAAACTGGCCGGCGGCGCCAAGTCGATCGTCCTCGACGTCAAGGTAGGCAGCGGCGCCTTCATGAAGACCGTGCCCGACGCGCGCGCCCTCGGCGAGGCGATGGTGAGCATCGGGCGCCACAACGGGCGCAACATGCGCGCCGTGCTCTCGAGCATGGCGCAGCCGCTCGGGCACATGGTCGGCAACGCCCTCGAGGTCGAGGAGGCCGTGGCCTGCCTCAGGGGCGAGGGCCCCGCCGACCTCGAGGAGCTCTGCCTCGTCCTCGCGCAGGAGGTGCTGGAAGCGGCGGGGCTGCCGGCAACGAGGGCCGCCCTGCACGGCGCCATCGGCAGCGGCCGCGCCATGGAGCGCTTCGAGGCGTGGATCCGCGCTCAGGGCGGTGACGTAAGCGGCCTCGGCAACCTGGAGCGGGCCCCGGACCAGTGGGTGCTCAGGGCACCGCGAACCGGTGTGGTCGCCGCCGTCCAGGCGCTGGCGGTGGGCCGCGCCGCGGGCGTGCTCGGGGGCGGCCGCAGCCGCAAGGGCGACGCCGTCGACGTTGGCGTCGGCGTCGAGCTGCACGCCAAGGTCGGTGACGAGGTGACGGCGAACGACGGGCTTGCAACGCTCTGGCACCGCGGCGGCCGGGGGCTGGAGCCGGCTCGACGCCTTCTCGAGGAAGCCTACGAGATCGCCGACGCGGCAACGCCGGAGCCGCTGATCATCGAGCGAGGCATCGGTTCCAGCGGCTGA
- the murE gene encoding UDP-N-acetylmuramyl-tripeptide synthetase: protein MSEVESGSAAPLRLLDLFADAVDAAPELFPAGTGRPTAILTALSRLDGANPWITRVAQDHRLVTPGTLFVARRGAKVDAHAHVPAAVAAGAVAVVGEVPLGALPVTLTVPYLQVRDARRALPYLAAALERRPSEHLRVLGVTGTDGKTTTSYLLHWLLSQGHEAALLSTAGIKKVGNRTLEPLEGHFTTPEATEVQALLGRFLRGGASHVVLESSSHGFSLNRLDAVAYATGVLTNLTPEHLDHHGSLEAYREAKATLVRRAGRSVVNLDDEHHAYFLAASREALTYGSAAEADVRIGEVKPRQGGLEFELSFGSELATVRLPMVGGFNAWNAAAAVAAAHLEGVPLGEAAERLESFPGVPGRMQVVQAEPVTVIADFAHTAPALAKALAAVRRPGGRTIVVVGAAGERDPGKRRPIGREAALGADLAVFTEEDSRSEDTGQILRALASGAATTGAREGDGFALVPDRREAIRWALRHARPGDVVLLAGKGHERTLERAAETLAWDEAAEARLALAELRERP from the coding sequence GTGAGTGAAGTGGAGTCGGGCTCGGCCGCCCCCCTTCGGCTGCTCGACCTGTTCGCCGACGCCGTCGACGCGGCTCCGGAACTGTTCCCGGCAGGAACGGGAAGGCCTACGGCTATACTGACCGCTCTATCCAGGTTGGATGGCGCCAACCCCTGGATCACGCGCGTGGCCCAGGACCATCGGCTCGTGACGCCCGGCACGCTCTTCGTGGCGCGCCGCGGCGCCAAGGTCGACGCTCACGCCCACGTCCCCGCCGCCGTGGCCGCCGGCGCCGTGGCGGTCGTCGGCGAGGTGCCCTTAGGCGCGCTCCCGGTGACGCTGACTGTGCCATACCTGCAAGTCCGAGATGCCCGCCGCGCTCTGCCCTACCTCGCTGCCGCCCTCGAGCGCCGCCCCTCCGAGCACCTCCGCGTGCTGGGCGTGACCGGCACGGACGGCAAGACCACCACGAGCTACCTGCTCCACTGGCTGCTCTCACAGGGGCACGAGGCGGCGCTACTGAGCACGGCGGGCATCAAGAAGGTAGGCAACCGCACACTCGAGCCCCTCGAGGGGCACTTCACGACGCCTGAGGCCACGGAGGTGCAGGCCCTGCTGGGGCGTTTCCTGCGCGGCGGCGCCAGCCACGTGGTGCTCGAGTCGAGCTCGCATGGCTTCTCCCTCAACCGCCTGGACGCCGTCGCCTACGCCACCGGCGTCCTCACCAACCTGACGCCGGAACATCTCGACCACCACGGCAGCCTGGAGGCGTACCGGGAGGCCAAGGCCACCCTCGTGCGACGAGCAGGACGCTCGGTCGTCAACCTCGACGACGAACATCATGCCTACTTCCTGGCCGCGAGCCGCGAGGCGCTCACCTACGGTTCGGCCGCCGAGGCCGACGTGCGCATAGGCGAGGTCAAGCCCCGGCAGGGCGGCCTCGAGTTCGAGCTGAGCTTCGGCAGCGAGCTGGCAACCGTTCGCCTGCCCATGGTCGGAGGCTTCAACGCCTGGAACGCCGCTGCCGCCGTAGCGGCGGCGCACCTGGAAGGCGTTCCCCTGGGGGAGGCCGCGGAGCGCCTCGAGAGCTTCCCGGGCGTGCCTGGGCGCATGCAGGTCGTGCAGGCGGAGCCGGTAACCGTCATCGCCGACTTCGCCCACACCGCGCCGGCCCTGGCGAAGGCGCTGGCGGCGGTGAGGCGCCCCGGCGGCAGGACCATCGTCGTGGTCGGCGCCGCCGGCGAACGAGACCCCGGCAAGCGCCGGCCCATCGGCCGCGAGGCCGCGCTGGGCGCCGACCTGGCCGTGTTCACCGAGGAGGACTCGCGCTCGGAGGACACCGGCCAGATCCTGAGGGCCCTCGCCTCCGGGGCCGCCACCACCGGCGCCCGGGAGGGCGACGGCTTCGCTCTCGTGCCGGACCGGCGCGAAGCGATCCGTTGGGCACTACGGCACGCCCGGCCGGGTGACGTGGTCCTGCTCGCCGGCAAGGGCCACGAGCGCACGCTCGAGAGGGCCGCCGAGACCCTCGCCTGGGACGAGGCTGCCGAGGCGCGCCTCGCCCTGGCCGAGCTCCGCGAGCGCCCCTGA
- a CDS encoding methylated-DNA--[protein]-cysteine S-methyltransferase, translated as MTPSPVRFSTGECWLGSFLVATTERGICALTLSDAPGPLTQELRARYPEAERADAGQVDPSGVASGIASGIAARVRAVLEDPSTEPGLPLDLQGTSFQLRVWRALQQVAPGERVTYSELARRIGSGSAVRAVAAACGANPVAVLVPCHRVIGKDGGLRGYRWGVGRKRALLERERLSTARGTVQDPLPGF; from the coding sequence ATGACACCGTCTCCGGTTCGCTTCAGCACGGGCGAGTGTTGGCTGGGCAGCTTCCTCGTTGCTACGACCGAACGGGGCATCTGCGCGCTGACCTTGAGCGATGCGCCGGGGCCACTCACCCAAGAGCTCCGCGCCCGTTACCCCGAGGCCGAGCGGGCCGACGCCGGCCAGGTGGACCCTAGCGGCGTCGCGTCCGGCATCGCGTCCGGCATCGCTGCCCGCGTGAGGGCCGTCCTGGAAGATCCCTCGACCGAGCCCGGTTTGCCCCTCGACCTGCAAGGCACTTCGTTCCAACTGCGCGTGTGGCGGGCCCTGCAGCAGGTGGCGCCGGGCGAGCGGGTGACCTACTCGGAACTCGCGCGGCGCATCGGTTCTGGCAGTGCGGTAAGGGCAGTGGCGGCCGCGTGCGGCGCGAACCCGGTGGCGGTCCTCGTGCCGTGCCACCGCGTGATCGGCAAGGACGGCGGCCTCCGGGGGTACCGCTGGGGTGTCGGCCGGAAGCGGGCGCTGCTCGAGCGCGAACGCCTTTCCACCGCCCGCGGCACGGTCCAGGACCCACTGCCGGGCTTCTAG
- the mfd gene encoding transcription-repair coupling factor produces MSTSAPLTAAAGTEAPVAVGGRYLGLPAAARLMTFARHVGPAVLITTPGRKALFDETHVFGALRSVDPGLTDWHEKREKVILTLGHALAPFPARPEDFALELIKGGRYPREELLDRLIAYGYARDAAPGFTVRGDSVTVYRESLAEGSGDEDDEAELPEAPPGSLRLEFFGDELDALSSAGEAVERAVLAPRSVSEATRTAFTARLLATLPGPVFLDAPELYAGDLSEEAADWLWEHLATRDVVSFGRDPLTLEERQAGVGALPYYRGKLSDFTSDLHMWLRDGYSVQLLLKFERSGRYLRERVIDAYESHWRNTVEHHPGQITLSLAPGVEGGYKYDERREVVLTEELLYGYEGGRKATRLTGKRIHDAAQLTVGDYLIHPDHGIGRFVALEPRQVVGVVRDYLQLQYAGEGKLYLPVELLPLLRRHPGTTDDPPRLSTLGTNEWARAREKARASAELLAAELIKTYAKRQVSRGTSFPPVPEWDVLIEQNCPFTLTPDQQDAVEAVLRDMERDVPMERLISGDVGYGKTEVAIRAAHRAVGNSAQVAVLVPTTVLARQHFETLQERFRGLPVTVEMLSRFTSDARARTTLQGLEDGSVDIVVGTHRLLNEAIVYKNLGLLVVDEEHRFGVGQKERLKGLKANLDVLSLSATPIPRTLYMSLVGLRDVSQIMTPPEGRKPIRTVLQPYDPMLVREGVLFELERGGKVFYIHDRIGSIGMRARTLGRLVPEARIGVAHGQMGEAELEEIMLGFEEGAYDVLLSTTIVESGLDIVGANTLVIERADRLGLAQLYQLRGRVGRRETEAWAYMLYPGRLTEQAQRRLYAIAELNDLGSGHLLAEKDMEIRGVGNLLGGEQHGHISAVSLEVYTEMLAEEVAKLKGELRAAEVPQVTVDLNLDARLSPTYVQDDAVRINYYGRLASTTGLAEVNRIAREMREAFGPFPPEVKAFVELTRLRLLAGAKGVASIKEHMTDVQVSMNGALETLDYDAKRLRALAFKAEPTRYPPGFSVKKKGLKDVEVPGALMELLYLVG; encoded by the coding sequence TTGAGCACTTCAGCCCCACTCACCGCCGCTGCCGGCACCGAGGCCCCGGTGGCCGTGGGAGGCCGCTACTTGGGCCTCCCCGCCGCGGCGCGGCTCATGACCTTCGCCCGCCACGTCGGCCCGGCCGTCCTCATCACGACGCCGGGGCGCAAGGCGCTGTTCGACGAAACACACGTCTTCGGCGCCTTGCGCAGCGTAGACCCCGGACTCACCGACTGGCACGAGAAGCGCGAGAAGGTGATCCTCACCCTCGGCCACGCCCTGGCCCCGTTCCCCGCGCGGCCCGAGGACTTCGCACTGGAGCTGATCAAAGGGGGGCGTTACCCCCGCGAGGAGCTGCTCGACCGGCTCATCGCTTACGGCTACGCGCGCGACGCCGCGCCGGGATTCACGGTGCGCGGCGACAGCGTCACCGTCTACCGCGAGAGCCTCGCCGAGGGGAGTGGCGACGAGGACGACGAAGCCGAGCTTCCCGAGGCTCCTCCGGGCAGCCTGCGCCTCGAGTTCTTCGGCGACGAGCTGGACGCGCTGTCGAGCGCCGGCGAGGCCGTAGAGCGCGCGGTGCTGGCGCCGCGCAGCGTGAGCGAGGCCACCCGGACGGCGTTCACGGCGCGGTTACTGGCGACCCTTCCCGGCCCCGTGTTCCTGGACGCCCCCGAGCTCTACGCGGGCGACCTGAGCGAAGAGGCGGCCGACTGGCTGTGGGAGCACCTGGCAACGCGCGACGTGGTGTCGTTCGGCCGCGACCCGCTGACTCTCGAGGAACGCCAGGCGGGCGTGGGGGCGTTGCCCTACTACAGGGGCAAGTTGAGCGACTTCACGAGCGACCTGCACATGTGGCTGAGAGACGGCTACTCCGTGCAGCTCCTGCTGAAGTTCGAGCGCTCCGGCCGCTACTTGAGGGAACGCGTGATAGACGCCTACGAGTCGCACTGGCGCAACACCGTGGAACACCACCCGGGGCAGATAACGCTCTCGCTCGCCCCCGGAGTCGAGGGCGGCTACAAGTACGACGAGCGCAGGGAGGTCGTCCTCACCGAGGAGCTCCTCTACGGCTACGAGGGCGGCAGGAAGGCAACCAGGCTCACCGGCAAGCGGATTCACGACGCGGCCCAGCTGACGGTCGGTGACTACCTCATCCACCCAGACCACGGTATCGGGCGCTTCGTCGCGCTCGAGCCCAGGCAGGTGGTCGGCGTGGTTCGCGACTACCTCCAGCTCCAGTACGCCGGCGAGGGCAAGCTCTACCTGCCCGTCGAGCTGCTGCCGCTCCTCAGGCGGCATCCGGGCACCACCGACGATCCCCCGCGCCTCTCCACGCTCGGCACGAACGAGTGGGCGCGGGCCCGCGAGAAGGCGCGAGCCAGCGCCGAACTGCTGGCCGCCGAACTCATCAAGACCTACGCCAAGCGCCAGGTGAGCAGGGGCACCAGCTTCCCACCGGTGCCCGAGTGGGACGTGCTCATAGAGCAGAACTGCCCGTTCACGCTGACGCCCGACCAACAGGACGCCGTCGAGGCCGTCTTGCGCGACATGGAGCGCGACGTGCCCATGGAGCGCCTCATCTCGGGCGACGTGGGCTACGGCAAGACGGAGGTGGCCATCCGCGCGGCGCACCGCGCCGTCGGCAACTCGGCCCAAGTGGCGGTGCTGGTGCCGACCACGGTGCTGGCGCGACAACACTTCGAGACGCTGCAGGAGCGCTTCCGCGGCCTGCCCGTGACGGTCGAGATGCTCTCCCGCTTCACGAGCGACGCGCGCGCCAGGACCACCCTGCAGGGCCTCGAGGACGGCAGCGTGGACATCGTGGTGGGCACCCATCGCCTGCTCAACGAGGCCATCGTCTACAAGAACCTCGGGTTGCTCGTGGTCGACGAGGAGCACCGCTTCGGCGTGGGGCAGAAGGAGCGGCTCAAGGGCCTCAAGGCCAACCTCGACGTGCTGTCGCTCTCGGCCACGCCCATCCCGCGCACCCTCTACATGAGCCTCGTCGGCCTGCGCGACGTGTCGCAGATCATGACGCCCCCAGAGGGCCGCAAGCCCATCCGGACCGTGTTGCAGCCGTACGACCCCATGCTCGTGCGCGAGGGCGTGCTCTTCGAGTTGGAGCGCGGCGGCAAGGTCTTCTACATCCACGACCGCATCGGGTCCATCGGGATGCGCGCCCGCACCCTGGGCCGGCTCGTGCCCGAGGCGCGCATCGGCGTGGCGCACGGCCAGATGGGGGAGGCGGAGCTCGAGGAGATCATGCTCGGGTTCGAGGAGGGCGCCTACGACGTGCTCCTCTCGACCACCATCGTCGAGTCGGGTCTCGACATCGTGGGCGCCAACACGCTGGTCATCGAACGGGCCGACCGCCTGGGCCTGGCGCAGCTCTACCAGTTGCGGGGGCGCGTGGGGCGGCGCGAGACCGAGGCGTGGGCGTACATGCTCTATCCGGGCCGCCTGACGGAGCAGGCCCAACGGCGCCTGTACGCCATCGCGGAGCTCAACGACCTGGGCTCGGGCCACCTGCTGGCCGAGAAGGACATGGAGATCCGCGGGGTGGGCAACCTGCTGGGCGGCGAGCAGCACGGGCACATCAGCGCCGTCTCGCTCGAGGTCTACACGGAGATGCTGGCCGAGGAGGTCGCCAAGCTCAAGGGCGAGCTGCGAGCGGCCGAGGTCCCGCAGGTGACGGTGGACCTCAACTTGGACGCGCGCTTGAGCCCCACCTACGTCCAAGACGATGCAGTCAGGATCAACTATTACGGCCGCCTCGCCTCCACCACCGGCTTGGCCGAGGTCAACCGCATCGCCCGCGAGATGCGCGAGGCGTTCGGGCCGTTCCCGCCGGAGGTGAAGGCGTTCGTGGAGCTGACCCGCCTACGCTTGCTCGCCGGCGCCAAGGGCGTCGCGAGCATCAAGGAGCACATGACGGACGTGCAGGTGTCGATGAACGGTGCGCTGGAGACGCTCGACTACGACGCCAAGCGCCTGCGGGCGCTGGCGTTCAAGGCGGAACCGACGCGTTACCCGCCCGGCTTCAGCGTCAAGAAGAAGGGGCTCAAGGACGTGGAGGTGCCGGGAGCGCTCATGGAGCTGCTCTACCTCGTCGGCTGA
- a CDS encoding DUF2156 domain-containing protein translates to MLDRPHWRSLRRPRNPRTATAAEARLRRARSLVLEHGWNSTSHQVLDRGMRHWFSAAGDAVVGYAQFAGVRLVAGAPVAASERLASVAAEFEEESRKRHKRVCYFLAEDRLKGSGNYAAHVVGKQPTWTVRSWSQRFDGNSSLRAQRNRAMNKGVHVLEALACTELAAGLTACHRAWLASKRLPLLGFLAHSDPHAAGPGALNDKRLFLATADAAFSQAGGGAPTRGPAPTVLGYLTAAPIPLRNGWLIDKVVRHPRAPNGTTELLLDAAVRALGEDSTRITLGLAPLARRAEPAAGADDAPAWLLRAERLALRWCSRFYDFEGLYAFKGKFQPDGWESVYLLASEEGVTARDCLALASALLLG, encoded by the coding sequence ATGCTCGACCGACCCCACTGGCGGTCGCTACGGCGCCCCCGAAACCCCCGAACAGCCACAGCCGCCGAAGCGCGGCTGCGTCGCGCAAGGTCACTCGTCCTCGAACACGGCTGGAACTCAACCTCGCACCAGGTGCTCGACCGCGGCATGCGGCACTGGTTCAGCGCCGCCGGGGACGCCGTCGTCGGCTACGCACAGTTCGCCGGCGTGCGCCTGGTAGCGGGTGCGCCGGTCGCGGCCAGCGAGCGCCTCGCGAGCGTGGCGGCGGAGTTCGAAGAGGAGTCGCGCAAACGGCACAAGAGAGTCTGTTACTTCTTGGCCGAGGACCGGCTGAAGGGGTCGGGGAACTACGCTGCCCACGTGGTCGGCAAGCAGCCCACCTGGACCGTCCGGTCATGGAGCCAACGCTTCGACGGCAACTCGTCGTTGAGGGCGCAACGCAACCGCGCCATGAACAAGGGGGTACACGTGCTCGAGGCGCTCGCTTGTACCGAGCTCGCGGCGGGCCTTACTGCCTGCCACCGCGCGTGGCTCGCCTCGAAACGACTGCCCCTACTGGGCTTCCTGGCCCACTCCGACCCTCACGCGGCCGGGCCCGGGGCGCTGAACGACAAGCGGTTGTTCCTCGCCACCGCGGACGCGGCCTTTTCCCAAGCCGGCGGCGGTGCACCGACGAGGGGTCCCGCCCCCACCGTGTTGGGCTACCTCACGGCGGCACCGATCCCCCTTCGCAACGGCTGGCTCATCGACAAGGTGGTGCGCCACCCCCGCGCGCCCAACGGGACGACCGAGTTGCTGCTGGACGCTGCCGTAAGGGCGTTGGGCGAGGACTCCACGCGGATCACGCTGGGCCTGGCGCCTTTGGCTCGCCGCGCCGAGCCGGCCGCCGGCGCCGACGACGCGCCGGCCTGGCTACTCAGGGCCGAGCGCCTCGCCCTTAGGTGGTGCTCACGCTTTTACGACTTCGAGGGGCTGTACGCTTTCAAGGGCAAGTTCCAGCCCGACGGCTGGGAGAGCGTTTACCTCCTGGCGAGTGAAGAGGGCGTGACGGCGAGGGACTGCCTCGCCCTGGCGTCGGCGTTGCTGCTCGGGTGA
- a CDS encoding pentapeptide repeat-containing protein, which yields MRFEGLTADDLNLAGAIVSGCTFVRCDLTGASLKDSQLSDCRFEGCELGMIDLTDAAFSAVHFDTCRLSGVRFEFLNQLPLVPDASFEGCDLSFCSFRNMDLTACAFVACRAWEAEFLGCQLNGVDFSATDFARCTFARNDLSGADLRTSRNYVLSPLDNNLRGARVSLPEAAGVLLAVGLIIE from the coding sequence GTGAGGTTCGAGGGCCTGACCGCTGACGACCTGAACCTGGCGGGCGCCATAGTCTCCGGCTGCACCTTCGTCCGCTGCGACCTGACCGGCGCGTCGCTGAAGGACTCCCAGCTTTCCGACTGCCGCTTCGAAGGCTGCGAGCTAGGCATGATCGACCTGACGGACGCGGCCTTCAGCGCCGTACACTTCGACACCTGCCGTCTGAGCGGCGTCCGCTTCGAGTTCCTCAACCAGTTGCCGCTCGTCCCGGACGCCTCCTTCGAGGGCTGCGACCTGAGCTTCTGTTCCTTCCGGAACATGGATCTCACCGCCTGTGCGTTCGTTGCCTGCAGGGCCTGGGAGGCCGAGTTCCTCGGTTGCCAACTCAACGGCGTCGACTTCAGCGCCACCGACTTCGCGCGCTGCACGTTCGCCCGCAACGACCTCTCCGGCGCCGACCTGCGCACGTCGCGCAACTACGTGCTGTCGCCCCTGGACAACAACCTTCGTGGCGCACGGGTCTCGCTGCCCGAGGCGGCCGGGGTTCTCCTCGCCGTCGGGTTGATAATCGAATGA
- the era gene encoding GTPase Era, which translates to MNNEPLDGAGPQPGDAPQTRSGFVVIVGKPNVGKSTLLNTMLGVKVAPITPKPQTTRRGVRGIYTADDRQLVFVDTPGFHKGGGSALDQAMRREIRDALVDVDAVLWVVDLRHPPTEEDKSVARLLGSALDETPLIVVGNKVDAAKYPEEALQLYSDLAPQAQRVVALSALNDPQAVYALRDDLMETLQEGPFYFPTDVRSDQSREQWAGELIREAAMIHLREELPYSVAVQVVSWEDAEDGRPLVLTAEIWVEKTGHRRMVIGKGGAMIKEIGKMARKQLEIFLQEKIYLDLEVVVRPSWREDREALRELGYEP; encoded by the coding sequence TTGAACAACGAACCCTTAGACGGCGCCGGCCCGCAGCCTGGCGACGCCCCGCAGACCAGGAGCGGCTTCGTGGTCATCGTCGGCAAGCCGAACGTGGGCAAGTCCACGCTGCTCAACACCATGCTGGGCGTGAAGGTGGCCCCGATAACCCCCAAACCGCAGACCACGCGGCGCGGCGTGCGCGGCATCTACACGGCGGACGACCGCCAGCTCGTGTTCGTCGACACGCCTGGCTTCCACAAGGGCGGTGGCAGCGCCCTCGACCAGGCGATGCGTCGCGAGATTCGCGACGCCCTGGTCGACGTGGACGCCGTGCTGTGGGTCGTGGACCTGCGCCACCCACCCACCGAAGAGGACAAGTCGGTGGCCAGGCTGCTGGGTAGCGCGCTGGACGAGACGCCCCTGATCGTCGTCGGCAACAAGGTCGATGCGGCCAAGTACCCGGAGGAGGCGCTGCAGCTCTACTCCGACCTCGCCCCGCAGGCCCAGCGCGTCGTGGCGCTGTCGGCACTGAACGACCCGCAAGCCGTCTACGCGCTCAGGGACGACCTCATGGAGACCCTTCAGGAGGGCCCCTTCTACTTCCCTACCGACGTCCGCTCGGACCAGTCGCGCGAGCAGTGGGCCGGCGAGCTCATCCGCGAGGCGGCCATGATCCACCTGCGCGAGGAGCTCCCTTACAGCGTTGCCGTGCAGGTCGTGTCGTGGGAGGACGCGGAGGACGGTCGTCCGCTGGTGTTAACGGCGGAGATCTGGGTCGAGAAGACAGGCCACCGCCGCATGGTGATCGGCAAGGGCGGAGCCATGATCAAGGAGATCGGCAAGATGGCCCGAAAGCAGCTGGAGATCTTCTTGCAGGAGAAGATCTACTTGGACCTCGAGGTGGTGGTGCGGCCCTCGTGGCGCGAGGACCGCGAGGCCCTACGCGAGCTCGGCTACGAGCCGTGA
- a CDS encoding multidrug effflux MFS transporter translates to MSSDQTTALGTSKAAGKRKLAPLTLLVVVGALMTVSALATDAMLPAFPAMAAHFGVTDAAIQLVVSVFMLGYAIPHLVVGSFADRFGRRPVLLFGLGVYLVGGLISWAAPTLPLLLVGRFVQGLGASSGPILSRAVLRDLYQGRELGRMLSFAMIFFAAAPLLAPAVGALLLSIGQWRAIFVFLVLVAVVLALLVWLVLPETVLERDRDALRLGGIWRNARLIFTDPRSGWTVLLMALAYAGLMSYLLSAPAIYIGYFGLSEGGFALVFAAVASTTFLAQPLNVWLLRRYAPAQILRMAVPAFMVASFALLAQVVLGVVTLPSFVINLMAFFAAFSLTLGNGTTVALDPHQGRAGMASGLMGFAQLSLGTALGTIIASFADRGPLPLALGLAVLAVLSYPAHLWALGPSRPARHSRAKR, encoded by the coding sequence ATGAGCAGCGACCAGACCACCGCGTTGGGCACCAGCAAGGCGGCCGGTAAACGCAAGCTGGCCCCACTCACCTTGCTGGTGGTCGTGGGGGCGCTCATGACGGTCAGCGCGCTCGCCACGGACGCCATGTTGCCCGCCTTCCCCGCGATGGCCGCTCACTTCGGCGTGACGGACGCGGCCATCCAGTTAGTAGTAAGCGTTTTCATGCTGGGCTACGCCATACCGCACCTGGTCGTCGGCTCTTTTGCCGACCGCTTCGGGCGCAGGCCGGTGCTGCTGTTCGGGCTCGGGGTCTACCTCGTCGGCGGTCTCATCTCGTGGGCCGCGCCGACGCTTCCGCTGCTCCTGGTCGGCCGCTTCGTTCAGGGCCTGGGCGCCTCCTCCGGGCCCATACTCTCGCGCGCGGTGCTGCGCGACCTGTACCAGGGCCGAGAACTCGGGCGCATGCTGTCGTTCGCGATGATCTTCTTCGCGGCAGCGCCACTACTGGCGCCCGCCGTGGGTGCCCTGCTGCTAAGCATCGGCCAGTGGCGGGCCATCTTCGTCTTCTTGGTGCTGGTGGCCGTGGTGCTCGCGCTGCTCGTGTGGCTCGTGCTCCCCGAGACCGTGCTGGAGCGCGACCGCGACGCCCTCAGGCTCGGAGGGATCTGGCGCAACGCCCGCCTCATCTTCACGGACCCGCGCTCCGGCTGGACGGTGCTCCTCATGGCCCTGGCCTACGCGGGCCTGATGAGCTACCTGCTCTCCGCACCGGCGATCTACATCGGCTACTTCGGCCTGAGCGAGGGCGGTTTCGCGCTGGTGTTCGCCGCGGTGGCGTCCACCACCTTCCTCGCCCAGCCGCTCAACGTGTGGCTCCTGCGGCGCTACGCCCCCGCCCAGATCCTACGCATGGCGGTGCCCGCTTTCATGGTCGCGAGCTTCGCCTTGTTGGCGCAGGTGGTGCTCGGCGTCGTCACGCTCCCATCCTTCGTGATCAACCTGATGGCGTTCTTCGCCGCCTTCTCGCTGACCCTCGGTAACGGGACGACAGTCGCCCTCGACCCGCACCAGGGGCGCGCGGGCATGGCGTCCGGGCTAATGGGGTTCGCACAACTGTCGCTGGGTACCGCGCTCGGCACCATCATCGCCAGCTTCGCGGACAGGGGCCCGCTCCCCCTCGCCCTGGGCCTGGCGGTGCTCGCCGTGCTCTCCTACCCCGCGCACCTGTGGGCCTTGGGGCCTTCCCGGCCCGCGCGCCACTCGCGCGCCAAGCGCTGA
- a CDS encoding GIY-YIG nuclease family protein: MPIAARWRSLDRLPPVRGRDAMPGVYEIADERRSVIYIGQSAVDVPNRIRQHLAKGGCVATNAGFWRYAYSAVPQAEEARLLDDYRAAHSGALPRCNRATPLVRDARRRASERFGGGNGQE, translated from the coding sequence GTGCCCATCGCCGCCCGCTGGCGCTCCCTCGACCGGTTACCGCCGGTCAGGGGGCGGGACGCCATGCCGGGCGTGTACGAGATCGCCGACGAACGGCGCAGTGTGATCTACATCGGCCAGTCGGCCGTCGACGTCCCGAACCGCATCCGGCAGCACCTGGCGAAGGGCGGCTGCGTGGCCACGAACGCGGGCTTCTGGCGTTACGCCTACAGCGCCGTGCCCCAGGCCGAGGAGGCGCGCCTGCTCGACGACTACCGCGCCGCACACAGTGGTGCGCTGCCGCGCTGCAACCGCGCCACGCCCCTCGTTCGGGACGCTCGGCGTAGGGCGAGCGAAAGGTTCGGGGGCGGCAACGGGCAAGAATGA